ACTTCTAAATTCGCCAGCTTTTCGATGTCTTCAGGCAAGACAGATAGCTTATGAGAGTTGGTGATGCTGAGAACTTTTAGGCCGATAAGATCGCATAGCTTGGCAGGCAATTCCACCAAATCGTTACAATAGTCGATGTGCAACTCCTCTAGGTATGGGAATGTCTCaaaaatttggatggaagagTTTCCAAATGCTTGACTGACGTTACACATGAATAAAGATATCTTCTTTAGACTCTTCGATTGAATGATGTTCTCGCGTATCAAAGGAATCGAAATATGCTCTAATCTTAGTCTCTTTAGATTTGACAAAGAACACAGCAGTTCAAAGTCGCTTAGCTCAGCAGGTGAGAAGCCATCATTTGTGACTATTAGAACCTTCAGCTTGCACATTTTCTTCATGAACTTGGGTAAGGCATAGTTCTTTGcttgaaaattcaaaactagAACCTCGCCTTTTGGTAGATCCATGTTGTGCCACTCTGTTGAAGAAGATTCACCTGCAAATAAACAATGTGCTATATGATGTGACTCTGGGGAGATATTAATGTGAAATTACGTTTGTGAGCTTGTATGTACGTGATCGTACATATGTATGTATCTATTTTCTAAAGAAAGAGTTCAGAGATGCCAACCAGTTATGACAGATACTAAGCGAGCCTTCTTTGTTTTCTGCTTCTTCTCTGTCCACCATGGTGTTAAGACAGATACTAAGCGACCCTTCATTGTTTTCTTCTCTGTCCACCATGGTGGAAGCTCATCTCCACGTATGTCTACAATCAGTCTATGTCCTGTTGGGTCTTCATCATGACTCGCACGGATTGATAGCAATTTAAGCATATCATGTTGTATAACAAAATGTTCACCATAGTATCCATCCAAATCCTTAGTCCTGGTTGTGATCAAAATTTAGTTTCACAGAAGAAATTTCTGAAACGTGCATATCACAGTAGTAAATTGGTAAAAAAAGTAAAGTTTGAATACCTTGTGACTACAAGACTGGCCAAATTGCGGAAGGTGAGGTGGTATAGGTTCACTATTGAATCGTCATCATTTGATCCCTCATATAACTCTGCCCACATATCAAGAAGGAAAGCAACGGGAATTCTTTGGTCTTGGGGAAATAAAGCAAGGTCTATGAAACAATCCTTGACAGGAGCCATTTCTTTATTCAAGTCATCTAAGCAACTTTTGAGGAGCGCAAGCAAAATTTTCTCTGAATCAAAAATAGAAGAACCTTTAGATAATTCTGTGAGTTTGCTTGTCCATTTCTCTACAGGCTGATTGCGAAGTGACGTCCCTATGGTTGTAATGGCAAGCGGAAATCTCTTACAGTGGTTTAGTATCTGCAGTCCAATTGTCCCAAATAAGGTGAATAACTATTTACAGATATAGTAAAATCAACGGGTTCATTTGCGTGCATGGGTGATTTGTGTAGTAAGTGACATTTTCTATAAGCAGGAATGCATAAATAAGGGCATATACATTAGAAACTCAAACTAATATATCACCTGAATCTGAAGATCATCTGGTATGTTACAGATCGTATTTGGCAGAAATGCTGAACGACGAAAAAGAGTCAGTGCATCTTTATCTGTCAATGCTTGTAAATTATATGGAGGCCCGAATTTCGGAAAATGATATCTTGATGTCACCAAAATCTTGTAATCTGGAATTTTGATTTCATCAAACTTGTCAAGAAGGGATTCTGATGCAGACGGAACATCATCCAAGATTAACAGTAAGGGATTTTGCCCTGCTTCCCTCAAAAATTGCGGCAGCCAGATAAATgcaatttcttcattttctaaaGCAGGTACCTTGAATCGGGCATGTTGACACAATTCTTGGACAACAAGGTGGCTGGGCTTATTGGAAACCGTGGCAAAGAAGATATTGTCCTTGAATTTATCTAACCAAGAAAACACATGGGAATGCAACATTactaattagaagaaaaaagagagaaaagaagtgATTATCATTAGCAGACAGGTAGGAGCCATTCTACAGTATCGAGTGTGCGCATCTAAAAAAAGTTTGTCGCATCGTTCAAAAACTTTATAGATAGATACCTTTGACTTGTGGATCATGACAGAACATATTTGCCAAAGTGGTTTTCCCACATCCTCCCGGAGCAGTGAGCACAAGCATTGACAGCGCGTCATCTCTAAGGAGTTTCATCTTCATCTCCGCCAAAGGCGCATCCAGTTTTAGTGTATTGCTTGGAAGGTCGGGAACTGCGCACCAAGTTGTAACAAGGTCTTGGTTTTGATTTTGAGCCACAAGATTTGCATCAGTTTGCACTAACTTCAAGATTCTTTGACGAGATTCGTCccatttaacaatttttttagcATATTTAGCCTTTTCAAAGAAGTTCAGATTCCCCTCGTCGCACCTTCTGGCCAGCTCCTTGCCATCCTCCATTGTTCTTGTTAAATTTTCAGAAACCCAAATGATTCTGGTGCGGCTTATCAGTGCGATCCGTTGTTCCAAGTAGTCTAGATTTGAAGTGAGATCTCTGCGGAGAGTTGGAAACTTCTTAGCCATCTTGTAGAATCTTATGGCGGCACCAAACAGCCATTCAAATGGTATTTTTACAATAGCTGCTACAGCTGACGCAAGGACTGCCataattacaacaacaacaaccaccaCCCAGCTCTGAAAATCTGAATTCTAAAACAAGAGAGCAATTGCTTTGGATCACAGAATTATAAATGCATTTGAAACGAGGGAGAGGCTGCTTtcttttaaactaatctaaacagaggagagagagggatttGAGCTCGGCTGAATAGGGAGAGACACCTCTCAAGTGTTAAGATAAGTTTGGAAGCCAAGAAGCAGTGGGCGCCTGGGCGGCTTAGGCGGGCGTTGGGGGAGGAACTGAGTTGAGAGGAAACTCAGACTTCCTCTCAACTCAGTTCCTCTCTCGGCGACAGAAAGAATTGAGAACAAATGGAAGAGCTTGATGACTAATCGAAGAGCCCATCTAAAGATAGGAGTTTGGAAGAAAGAAATTCAATACAGAGGAGATGCGGTGGGTCGCGGCGCTCTTGCTCGCCAAATCGATCTGAAACTCCAAGTTTGATAAGCaataatacatacatacatatatatatatatgtatattcatgGTCAATGAGAGAAGAATATTTTATTTGCAAAACTTGTTTACATCATATTGCTGACGTAAGCAAGTAAAAGCAtccaagaaaaagaaggaaacaaaCAACAACTAAAGCCAAATGATTTGCAATTTCCAGGAAACTCGTATTACGGAAAAATCACCGACAAAACAGTTTATAGTCAATGAGAAAAGAATATTTTATTTGCAAAACTTGGttggtgcatatatatatatatatatatattcatagtCAATGAGAGAAGaatattttatttacaaaacttGGTTGGTGCATAATTTGGAAAGCCCATAGAAACGGACCGAATCCCCTCCGGATCTAAAAAGTTTGTGGATAAGGGTCAAATGATctagaccattgaaatttgatccaacggctacaaataaaGAACTCctttaaaaattctaataattctaatcattagatcaaatttcaatgatcggATCATTTAATCAATAGGCTCAAATTTTTTGGATCCAGAGGAAATCCGGTACCATAGAAACAACCAAGTAGGGCCAcattgacgaatttattacatcaTATTGCCGACGTAAACAAGCAAAAGCATCAAAGACAGAGAAGgaaacaaacagcaactaaggCCAAATGATTTGCAATTTCCAGGAAACTCGCATTGCGGAAAAATCACCCACAACAATAGAAAGGCTCAGAAATCCCAGAATATTTTATTTGCAACTTGCTTGGTGCATAATTTGGAAAGCCCATTGAAACAACATAGTAGGGCCACATTGACCAATTTATTACGTCATAATGCCGACGTAAACAAGCGAAAGCATCAAAGAAAAAGGATTTGGATCcactcctgagctaatggagaggatcctcctgaccaaacATTTTGAACCTTTAGATTTTTATCGAACCACTAC
Above is a window of Malus sylvestris chromosome 15, drMalSylv7.2, whole genome shotgun sequence DNA encoding:
- the LOC126604130 gene encoding probable disease resistance protein At5g66900 isoform X3, which encodes MGVLASAVVAIVKIPFEWLFGAAIRFYKMAKKFPTLRRDLTSNINYLEQRIPLISRTRIVWVSENLTRTMEDGKELARMCDEGNLNFFEKAKYAKKIVKWDESRQRILKLVQTDANLVAQNQNQDLVTTWCAVPDLPSNTLKLDAPLAGMKMKLLRDDARSMLVLTAPPGCGKTTLANMFCHDPQVKDKFKDNIFFATVSNKPSHLVVQELCQHARFKVPALENEEIAFIWLPQFLREAGQNPLLLILDDVPSASESLLDKFDEIKIPDYKILVTSRYHFPKFGPPYNLQALTDKDALTLFRRSAFLPNTICNIPDDLQIQILNHCKRFPLAITTIGTSLRNQPVEKWTSKLTELSKGSSIFDSEKILLALLKSCLDDLNKEMAPVKDCFIDLALFPQDQRIPVAFLLDMWAELYEGSNDDDSIVNLYHLTFRNLASLVVTRTKDLDGYYGEHFVIQHDMLKLLSIRASHDEDPTGHRLIVDIRGDELPPWWTEKKTMKGRLVSVLTPWWTEKKQKTKKARLVSVITGESSSTEWHNMDLPKGEVLVLNFQAKNYALPKFMKKMCKLKVLIVTNDGFSPAELSDFELLCSLSNLKRLRLEHISIPLIRENIIQSKSLKKISLFMCNVSQAFGNSSIQIFETFPYLEELHIDYCNDLVELPAKLCDLIGLKVLSITNSHKLSVLPEDIEKLANLEVLRLRSCAELKKLPGSIERLNKLCFLDIYNCSSIKDLPECIDKMNGLRKINVALCSRLKELPVSVFDLGQQLEKVICDEDARNLWESVLSNPDKIRVAKEEFNLNWLHRLQI
- the LOC126604130 gene encoding probable disease resistance protein At5g66900 isoform X2, whose protein sequence is MAVLASAVAAIVKIPFEWLFGAAIRFYKMAKKFPTLRRDLTSNLDYLEQRIALISRTRIIWVSENLTRTMEDGKELARRCDEGNLNFFEKAKYAKKIVKWDESRQRILKLVQTDANLVAQNQNQDLVTTWCAVPDLPSNTLKLDAPLAEMKMKLLRDDALSMLVLTAPGGCGKTTLANMFCHDPQVKDKFKDNIFFATVSNKPSHLVVQELCQHARFKVPALENEEIAFIWLPQFLREAGQNPLLLILDDVPSASESLLDKFDEIKIPDYKILVTSRYHFPKFGPPYNLQALTDKDALTLFRRSAFLPNTICNIPDDLQIQILNHCKRFPLAITTIGTSLRNQPVEKWTSKLTELSKGSSIFDSEKILLALLKSCLDDLNKEMAPVKDCFIDLALFPQDQRIPVAFLLDMWAELYEGSNDDDSIVNLYHLTFRNLASLVVTRTKDLDGYYGEHFVIQHDMLKLLSIRASHDEDPTGHRLIVDIRGDELPPWWTEKKTMKGRLVSVLTPWWTEKKQKTKKARLVSVITGESSSTEWHNMDLPKGEVLVLNFQAKNYALPKFMKKMCKLKVLIVTNDGFSPAELSDFELLCSLSNLKRLRLEHISIPLIRENIIQSKSLKKISLFMCNVSQAFGNSSIQIFETFPYLEELHIDYCNDLVELPAKLCDLIGLKVLSITNSHKLSVLPEDIEKLANLEVLRLRSCAELKKLPGSIERLNKLCFLDIYNCSSIKDLPECIDKMNGLRKINVALCSRLKELPVSVFDLGQQLEKVICDEDARNLWESVLSNPDKIRVAKEEFNLNWLHRLQI